A stretch of the Pseudomonas sp. ACM7 genome encodes the following:
- a CDS encoding YgdI/YgdR family lipoprotein, protein MNIKTLGLPLAVAAFLALAGCSTPTVVTLQNGTQYLTKDTPKTKTKDGFFEFEDISGAKVKVKADEVTTIRQED, encoded by the coding sequence ATGAATATCAAGACTCTGGGCTTGCCCCTGGCGGTAGCGGCCTTTTTGGCCCTGGCCGGTTGCTCGACACCAACGGTTGTGACGCTGCAGAACGGCACCCAGTATTTGACCAAGGACACGCCGAAAACCAAGACCAAGGACGGCTTCTTCGAGTTCGAAGATATTTCCGGGGCGAAAGTGAAGGTCAAGGCCGATGAAGTGACCACGATTCGACAGGAAGACTGA